In a single window of the Orcinus orca chromosome 9, mOrcOrc1.1, whole genome shotgun sequence genome:
- the MATCAP2 gene encoding putative tyrosine carboxypeptidase MATCAP2 isoform X2 → MLESIRVTEKLHWPEQELAKKSILNAEESLIIGSKGSISHLSPGILKDIFTTGTSSYNVLLQSKEEKKHHSQKQSSSTYSKRCRKPSKSSSSRSKDLRKMKAPVPVMSSDTWYCLERQPAVFVTSSVSSPVKFTHDISVTGNSTVLPPKPKNERKVKRRHFSTLPKPKLQPQLSRSFEKGDDFSGKKFCILSAIKPTNLEKEKVRFFKSDYTYNPQFEYANPSLPSVLAKHSNATDRFLKQSINIMELTLQKYGSYEKFEQATGGSLLSKTRIWSHVRKYMMKEGCMGEIVVHLTEDLLSRASMTVVNGCPTLTINVCTAREHWLEGMLRHEIGTHYFRGINNLQQPWNSWTGRKKHDLKPNNPTEEGLASIHSVLFRKDPFLWRAALLYYTVYRASHMSFCALFKDIGKFVKDPNTRWDYCVRAKRGWTDTSQPGADSAAATHTHSGWGSRSPLSIWLLQEPGSAAVGTVQVGGSVPGSLAAGLGNRLLILDIS, encoded by the exons AAAAGCTTCACTGGCCTGAGCAAGAACTTGCTAAGAAGTCTATTCTAAATGCAGAAGAGTCCTTGATTATTGGCAGCAAAGGAAGCATTTCACATTTATCTCCTGGAATACTAAAGGACATTTTCACAACTGGAACCAGTAGTTACAATGTCCTActacagagcaaagaggagaaaaagcatCATTCACAAAAACAGTCTTCCTCCACCTACTCCAAAAGATGTAGAAAACCCAGCAAATCTAGCTCTTCACGTAGTAAAGATCTTCGCAAGATGAAAGCCCCAGTGCCTGTGATGAGCAGTGATACTTGGTACTGCCTAGAAAGGCAGCCTGCTGTTTTTGTCACTAGTTCAGTGTCAAGTCCTGTAAAGTTTACACATGATATCTCTGTTACAGGAAACAGCACAGTACTGCCACCTAAacccaaaaatgaaagaaaggtcaAGCGACGCCATTTCTCCACTCTTCcaaagccaaagctgcagcctcAGCTGTCTAGAAGTTTTGAAAAAGGAGATGACTTTTCTGGAAAGAAATTTTGTATACTGAGTGCTATAAAGCCCACCAacttggagaaagaaaaagtgagattCTTTAAGTCTGACTATACCTACAATCCTCAGTTTGAATATGCTAATCCTTCTCTGCCAAGTGTGTTAGCCAAGCACAGCAACGCAACTGACCGGTTTCTTAAGCAG TCCATCAATATTATGGAACTGACTTTACAAAAGTATGGAAGCTATGAAAAATTTGAACAGGCCACCGGTGGTAGCCTGCTATCTAAAACTCGAATCTGGAGTCATGTTAGGAAATACATGATGAAAGAAGGCTGCATGGGTGAG ATTGTAGTTCACCTCACTGAGGACCTGCTTTCCCGAGCTTCCATGACAGTAGTAAATGGATGTCCAACACTGACCATCAATGTTTGCACCGCACGTGAGCATTGGCTGGAAGGAATGCTGAGGCATGAAATAG GCACACATTATTTTCGAGGTATTAACAACCTTCAGCAGCCATGGAACAGTTGGACTGGCCGTAAAAAACATGACCTAAAGCCAAACAATCCCACAGAGGAAGGACTGGCAAGTATTCACAGTGTCCTGTTTAGAAAAGACCCCTTTTTATGGAGGGCTGCCCTCCTCTACTACACTGTTTATCGAGCCAGCCACATGTCTTTTTGTGCATTATTCAAAGACATTGGAAAGTTTGTCAAGGACCCCAATACAAGATGGGATTATTGTGTACGAGCCAAGAGGGGATGGACTGATACCTCTCAACCAG GTGCCGACTCAGCGGCGGCCACGCACACTCACTCTGGCTGGGGCTCACGATCCCCTCTCTCCATTTGGCTCCTGCAGGAGCCGGGTTCGGCTGCGGTGGGCACAGTGCAAGTGGGCGGCTCCGTGCCTGGCTCACTGGCTGCAGGACTGGGTAATCGTCTATTGATTTTGGATATATCCTAA